Proteins found in one Oribacterium sp. oral taxon 102 genomic segment:
- the mraY gene encoding phospho-N-acetylmuramoyl-pentapeptide-transferase, with protein sequence MNFTLFLLNIFGAFSLMLLLMPRLIPELRKLKFGQEVRDDGPQSHLKKQGTPTMGGIGFVSVILLCGIVMLLLLRRNPRESKLLPVLLLTVGFAAVGFLDDYLKVVKHQSEGFKPKQKFACQLLLTLLFIGSLSFSEDFSTRMPVPFLSMELELGWFYVPAVLFIVTATDNGANFTDGVDGLCASVTAVLALFLAAVSFAFSDGELALPAGAVFGALLGFLWFNANPAKVFMGDTGSLALGGFVAATALELNIALFIPIFAFIYLIEVVSVILQVGYFKATHGKRIFRMAPIHHHFELGGWSETRVVTNFTIVTILLCLLSFGVLWASKMA encoded by the coding sequence ATGAATTTTACATTGTTTTTACTGAATATTTTCGGGGCATTTTCCCTCATGCTGCTCCTCATGCCGCGGCTGATCCCGGAGCTTCGGAAGCTTAAGTTCGGACAGGAGGTTCGGGACGACGGACCACAGTCCCATCTGAAGAAGCAGGGAACGCCGACGATGGGCGGTATCGGCTTCGTTTCGGTCATACTGCTCTGCGGTATCGTCATGCTGCTGCTCCTCCGGAGGAATCCGAGGGAGTCGAAGCTCCTGCCGGTGCTGCTGCTTACGGTGGGCTTCGCAGCGGTCGGCTTCCTCGACGATTACCTGAAGGTGGTGAAGCATCAGTCGGAGGGCTTCAAGCCGAAGCAGAAGTTTGCCTGTCAGCTGCTGCTCACGCTGCTGTTTATCGGCAGTCTTTCTTTCTCCGAGGACTTTTCGACGCGGATGCCGGTTCCCTTCCTCTCCATGGAGCTGGAGCTCGGCTGGTTCTATGTGCCGGCGGTGCTTTTCATCGTAACGGCGACAGACAACGGCGCGAATTTCACGGATGGCGTGGATGGACTCTGTGCTTCAGTGACGGCGGTTCTCGCGCTTTTCCTCGCGGCGGTTTCCTTTGCCTTTTCCGATGGAGAGCTGGCGCTTCCTGCTGGCGCCGTGTTTGGCGCGCTTCTGGGATTTCTTTGGTTTAATGCGAACCCGGCGAAGGTCTTCATGGGAGATACCGGAAGTCTTGCGCTCGGCGGCTTCGTCGCGGCAACGGCGTTGGAGTTGAATATCGCGCTGTTTATCCCGATCTTTGCGTTCATTTATCTCATCGAGGTTGTTTCCGTCATTTTACAGGTGGGGTATTTCAAGGCAACACATGGAAAACGGATATTCCGGATGGCGCCGATTCATCATCACTTCGAGCTGGGAGGCTGGTCGGAGACGAGGGTCGTAACGAACTTTACGATTGTGACGATCCTGCTCTGCCTTCTGAGCTTCGGGGTGCTGTGGGCGTCGAAAATGGCATGA
- a CDS encoding peptidoglycan D,D-transpeptidase FtsI family protein, whose protein sequence is MQVKLAITLSVFLLAFLALIYVIYRQIRQNNEEYNRIVLSQRQASYDSRTIPFRRGNIMDRNGTLLATSQKVYNLILDPKLILSGKEQRYLDATVRALEEYFQYDAVEIRTLLTEKSGKSYLKYRKELGYDEKAGFEQYQKDKNREYYRAGSKERIRGVWFEEEYKRNYPYGSLASSIIGFANGDGTQGNGGVEQFYNSTLIGTNGREYGYLDADTKLQSVIKEAADGNNIVTTINYNIQSSVEKYLNEWQKNDIGSKVAAVIVMDPKTAEVLAMASTNQYDLNDPRALDPAVYTDAVLLELGKKEAVGVYRREHPEQPAITEEQAAGYYTRDELLSYGQQVAWNQIWRNVAVSDTYEPGSTAKPFTIAGALEEGAITPKTTFECKGYIELNDGMHTWRIRCNNREGHGVLDAEHAIMRSCNVYMMQTAFLEGAENFIKYQHIFGFGEKTGIDLPAEADTSELIYNADSIGRTALATNSFGQNFNVTMIQMAAAYCSILNGGSYYRPHVVKQIQNAQGNVIEDIKPELLRVTASKETCAFLREAMFQTVESGTGKLGQIKGYHVGGKTGTAQKLPRAAKNYLVSFAGFAPIEDPQLLVYVIVDTPNLEGEAQASASFATKLEQKIMNEALQFLNVTPQGDTDPEDSINKNLSAQQEGIVQESRSTQTAENGDTAESAAGIGDGEALESSVPETGEPETDERISDGEESGLPDAVPGEDESSVSTDRE, encoded by the coding sequence ATGCAGGTGAAGCTAGCGATCACACTATCCGTGTTTCTGCTAGCTTTTCTTGCCCTTATCTATGTGATCTACCGGCAGATCCGGCAGAACAATGAGGAATACAACAGGATCGTGCTCTCGCAGCGGCAGGCATCCTATGATTCTCGGACGATTCCCTTTCGTCGCGGCAATATCATGGATCGGAACGGGACGCTGCTCGCGACCAGCCAGAAGGTCTACAACCTGATTCTGGACCCGAAGCTCATCCTATCGGGAAAGGAGCAGCGCTACCTCGATGCGACGGTACGGGCGCTGGAGGAATACTTCCAGTATGACGCGGTGGAGATCCGGACGCTCCTCACGGAGAAGAGCGGCAAGTCCTATCTGAAATATCGGAAGGAGCTGGGCTATGATGAGAAGGCGGGCTTCGAGCAGTATCAGAAGGACAAGAATCGGGAATACTACAGGGCGGGCAGCAAGGAACGGATCAGGGGCGTCTGGTTCGAGGAGGAGTACAAGCGGAATTATCCCTATGGCAGTCTGGCGAGCAGTATCATAGGCTTCGCGAACGGAGATGGCACACAGGGGAACGGCGGGGTGGAGCAGTTCTACAATTCCACGCTGATCGGAACAAACGGACGAGAGTACGGCTATCTCGACGCAGACACGAAGCTGCAGTCCGTCATCAAGGAGGCAGCGGACGGCAACAATATCGTCACGACCATCAATTATAATATTCAGTCCTCCGTGGAGAAGTATCTGAACGAGTGGCAGAAAAATGATATTGGCTCGAAGGTGGCGGCAGTGATCGTGATGGATCCGAAGACCGCGGAGGTGCTGGCGATGGCGAGCACGAACCAATATGACCTGAATGATCCCCGCGCGCTGGATCCGGCGGTCTATACTGATGCGGTACTGCTGGAGCTCGGGAAAAAGGAGGCAGTCGGCGTCTACCGGAGAGAGCATCCGGAGCAGCCGGCAATCACAGAGGAGCAGGCGGCCGGCTATTATACCAGGGACGAGCTCCTTTCCTACGGGCAGCAGGTGGCATGGAATCAGATCTGGAGAAATGTTGCTGTGAGCGATACCTATGAGCCCGGCTCCACGGCGAAGCCCTTCACCATCGCCGGCGCGCTGGAGGAGGGGGCGATTACGCCGAAAACGACCTTCGAATGCAAGGGCTATATCGAGCTGAATGACGGAATGCATACCTGGCGGATCCGCTGTAATAACCGGGAGGGACACGGGGTTCTCGACGCGGAGCATGCGATCATGCGCTCCTGCAATGTTTACATGATGCAGACAGCATTTCTGGAGGGTGCAGAGAACTTCATCAAATACCAGCACATCTTCGGCTTCGGAGAGAAAACCGGCATCGATCTGCCTGCGGAGGCAGATACCTCGGAGCTGATCTACAATGCGGACAGCATCGGCAGGACAGCGCTGGCGACCAATTCCTTCGGGCAGAACTTCAATGTGACGATGATACAGATGGCGGCGGCATACTGCAGCATACTGAACGGCGGCTCCTATTACCGTCCGCATGTTGTGAAGCAGATCCAGAATGCACAGGGAAATGTCATAGAGGATATCAAGCCGGAGCTTCTGCGGGTCACCGCCTCGAAGGAAACCTGCGCGTTTCTGAGAGAGGCGATGTTCCAGACGGTAGAGTCAGGAACCGGCAAGCTGGGACAGATCAAGGGCTATCATGTCGGAGGGAAGACCGGTACGGCGCAGAAGCTGCCGAGAGCGGCGAAAAACTATCTCGTATCCTTTGCAGGCTTCGCGCCGATTGAGGATCCGCAGCTTTTGGTCTATGTGATCGTGGATACGCCGAATCTCGAGGGAGAGGCGCAGGCATCTGCATCCTTTGCGACGAAGCTGGAGCAGAAGATCATGAACGAAGCGCTGCAGTTCCTGAATGTGACGCCGCAGGGTGACACAGATCCGGAGGATTCCATCAATAAGAATCTCTCCGCGCAGCAGGAGGGGATCGTACAGGAGAGCCGAAGTACACAGACGGCGGAGAACGGAGATACGGCAGAGAGCGCTGCCGGGATCGGTGACGGCGAAGCATTGGAAAGCAGTGTGCCGGAGACCGGTGAACCGGAGACGGACGAGCGAATCTCCGACGGGGAGGAGTCCGGGCTTCCGGATGCCGTACCCGGGGAGGACGAGAGCAGTGTATCGACAGATCGGGAATAG
- the murD gene encoding UDP-N-acetylmuramoyl-L-alanine--D-glutamate ligase, which produces MDREKVLVLGTGKSGIASAKQILSLGGQVLLYDSDEKLDRQKLRAVFRKKDKVTILTGELTPRDLVSVDLAVISPGISLEQPFVKRIDAAQIPIWGEIELAYQSSKGKLCAVTGTNGKTTTVSLIGAILRSFYSDVHVAGNIGNPFTAEALETEESSRTVLEVSSFQLETIMDFRPDVAAITNITPDHLDRHKTMKNYIRVKESIAMNQTEEDVLVLNYEDAELRKFGKRKELKPKLLWFSSQRELREGFYLKKDEIHFRTEEGDETLLNVRELSLLGKHNYENVMCAMAVSYSMGVPMEKIVESCRRFQPVEHRIEFVRERSGVRYYNDSKGTNVDAAIQALRAMPGPVLLIGGGYDKHVLFDDWVKEFSGRVKYLVLIGQTRSQIAETAKKYGFHNIMFAEDMDEAVRDCAAYADRGDYVLLSPACASWGMFENYEQRGQVFKDCVNAL; this is translated from the coding sequence ATGGATAGGGAAAAGGTGCTGGTGCTGGGAACGGGGAAGAGCGGGATCGCGTCCGCGAAGCAGATTCTGAGTCTCGGCGGACAGGTGCTGCTGTACGATTCGGATGAAAAGCTGGACAGGCAGAAGCTGCGCGCTGTCTTCAGGAAGAAGGACAAGGTCACGATCCTGACCGGAGAGCTCACACCGAGGGATCTGGTATCAGTGGATCTCGCGGTGATCAGTCCGGGGATCTCACTGGAGCAGCCCTTCGTGAAGCGGATCGACGCGGCGCAGATCCCGATCTGGGGAGAGATCGAGCTCGCCTACCAGTCCAGCAAGGGCAAGCTCTGCGCGGTCACCGGAACGAATGGCAAGACGACGACGGTTTCCCTTATCGGTGCGATACTGCGCTCCTTCTACAGCGACGTCCATGTAGCGGGCAATATCGGAAACCCATTCACCGCGGAGGCGCTGGAGACGGAGGAGAGCTCCCGGACAGTGCTGGAGGTCAGCTCCTTCCAGCTCGAGACGATCATGGACTTCCGCCCCGATGTCGCGGCGATTACGAACATCACGCCGGATCATCTGGATCGCCACAAGACGATGAAGAACTATATCCGCGTGAAGGAATCCATCGCTATGAACCAGACGGAGGAGGATGTGCTGGTGCTGAACTACGAGGATGCGGAGCTTCGGAAGTTCGGAAAGAGGAAGGAGCTGAAGCCGAAACTGCTCTGGTTTTCCAGTCAAAGAGAGCTTCGGGAGGGCTTCTATCTGAAAAAGGACGAGATTCATTTCCGCACGGAGGAGGGAGACGAGACGCTTCTCAATGTGCGGGAGCTTTCACTGCTCGGAAAGCATAACTATGAAAATGTGATGTGCGCCATGGCAGTTTCGTACAGCATGGGCGTGCCGATGGAGAAGATCGTGGAGAGCTGCCGGCGTTTCCAGCCGGTGGAGCATCGGATCGAGTTCGTCCGCGAGCGCTCCGGCGTCCGCTACTACAATGATTCGAAGGGCACCAATGTGGACGCTGCGATTCAGGCGCTCCGCGCGATGCCGGGACCGGTGCTCCTGATCGGCGGCGGCTACGACAAGCACGTTCTGTTTGATGACTGGGTCAAGGAGTTTTCCGGCAGAGTGAAGTATCTCGTGCTGATCGGACAGACACGGAGTCAGATCGCAGAGACGGCGAAGAAGTACGGCTTTCATAATATCATGTTCGCGGAGGATATGGACGAGGCGGTACGGGACTGCGCGGCGTATGCCGACAGGGGTGACTATGTGCTCCTCAGTCCGGCGTGTGCGAGCTGGGGGATGTTCGAGAACTACGAGCAGCGGGGACAGGTCTTCAAGGACTGCGTCAACGCATTGTAA
- a CDS encoding FtsW/RodA/SpoVE family cell cycle protein yields the protein MEKKKKMKHFYDYSLLFSVLFLTGFGLVMMYSASGYAAQSKWSDAMYFFKRQAVFAGAGIVGMLFFSRFIDYHLLTVVNLPFYLVSLLLLFLTFLIGVASHGSARWLNIGGIGFQPSELMKIAVILMIAVQITHFGYRINETQYAAQVLLLGLLPMVLVAKTNLSTGIIIGGITVIMLFIAVKNYLHFLLLGGAAGAIYIFAYPLARFLEKIHVLQGYQIRRILAWKDPGSYADETFQTLQGLYAIGSGGIFGKGLGESIQKFLMPEAQNDMIFTIICEELGLFGAVSLMLIYAFIIYRMFDIARNARDLFGSMLVIGVMCHVSLQAILNIAVATNAIPNTGITLPFISYGGTSLLLLMGEIGIVLSVSRQIELEPESVKGAEREAGSAKR from the coding sequence TTGGAAAAGAAGAAAAAAATGAAGCATTTCTATGACTATAGTCTGCTGTTTTCGGTCCTGTTTCTCACCGGCTTCGGGCTGGTTATGATGTATTCGGCGTCCGGCTACGCTGCACAGAGCAAGTGGTCGGATGCCATGTACTTTTTCAAACGGCAGGCGGTCTTTGCCGGAGCGGGGATTGTGGGGATGCTGTTTTTTTCCCGCTTTATCGATTATCATCTCCTGACGGTGGTGAATCTTCCGTTTTACCTTGTTTCTCTTCTTTTACTGTTTCTGACCTTCCTGATCGGCGTCGCCTCGCATGGCTCGGCACGCTGGCTGAACATCGGCGGAATCGGCTTTCAGCCCTCGGAGCTGATGAAGATCGCGGTGATCCTCATGATCGCGGTGCAGATCACGCATTTCGGCTACCGCATCAATGAGACGCAGTATGCGGCGCAGGTGCTGCTGCTCGGGCTCCTCCCTATGGTGCTGGTCGCGAAGACCAATCTCTCGACCGGCATTATCATCGGCGGAATCACGGTCATTATGCTCTTCATTGCTGTGAAGAACTATCTGCATTTCCTCCTGCTCGGCGGGGCGGCAGGCGCGATTTATATCTTTGCCTACCCGCTTGCACGCTTTCTCGAGAAAATCCACGTGCTGCAGGGCTACCAGATCCGGCGGATTCTGGCATGGAAGGATCCGGGGAGCTATGCGGACGAGACCTTCCAGACATTGCAGGGGCTGTATGCTATCGGCTCCGGCGGGATTTTCGGGAAGGGACTCGGGGAGTCGATCCAGAAGTTCCTGATGCCGGAGGCACAGAACGATATGATTTTCACGATCATCTGCGAGGAGCTGGGGCTTTTCGGCGCCGTCTCTCTGATGCTGATCTATGCCTTCATTATCTATCGGATGTTCGACATTGCGAGGAACGCGCGAGATCTCTTCGGCTCCATGCTGGTGATCGGTGTGATGTGCCACGTTTCTTTGCAGGCGATCCTGAATATCGCAGTGGCGACGAATGCCATCCCGAATACGGGGATCACGCTGCCGTTCATCAGCTATGGCGGCACCTCGCTGCTGCTCCTGATGGGGGAAATCGGCATTGTACTCTCTGTTTCACGTCAGATCGAGCTGGAGCCGGAGAGCGTGAAAGGAGCGGAGAGAGAGGCAGGGAGCGCGAAGCGCTGA